A single Asterias rubens chromosome 13, eAstRub1.3, whole genome shotgun sequence DNA region contains:
- the LOC117298257 gene encoding uncharacterized protein LOC117298257 → MSKCHAENSTLRPDSEFGATEANAAPNANEDDGDKTCCRSCIEGGARRWVVTLSAFVVHMMTSGFVKSLGVFFVTWQEVFDEGAASVGWISSLAAFAMLSTGPFAAALSKRFGCRPVAMIGGFWATASVVVASRASFLYQLILLMISAGIGLGLVYQPSIIIISFYFKTRLAAVMGISFSGVGIGIVAFPPLMTVLLDWYGWQGAMLIMASITTNLCVAGALYHPSTREKEQLAIHREQRKLHTTQQVIGVELAQNANSEKGEESEQSSRARRGSFVNEGLRLTEPTVATEKQGGSTSNNFEENSQSGTQTAPRPEIKGENLDGDSQLVKQNDYPAPNQQRRRSEVIFTVELSEASRQQNQNGDITTAELVDTKRCCNPCSYLVTTFQLGLLVTNLRLLALCIVAFLFGLGYYAALVYTVSRAVSIDIASTEAALLASIIGAGSFAGRLSHGVFIVLKLITPSRMMALMLLVMSASCLVLPFTKSFETMAIYAVFFGVSSGAANTLFPVLAHQSVKESKAGNSIGLYMMFLGLGDVAGVLVVGGLFDFTGSYDTSYITAGIVSFVCFIIVALEPLLKKPQHKYDATRRRRRQSQVEQAEVRRRRSSQYVVGISNSQAPVP, encoded by the exons ATGTCGAAATGCCATGCAGAAAATTCGACCCTTAGGCCCGATTCGGAATTTGGTGCCACTGAAGCCAACGCTGCACCGAACGCAAACGAAGATGACGGCGACAAGACATGCTGCCGCAGTTGCATTGAGGGTGGTGCCAGGAGGTGGGTTGTGACGTTGTCTGCCTTCGTGGTCCACATGATGACTTCAGGATTCGTCAAATCTCTCGGGGTGTTCTTCGTAACCTGGCAGGAGGTGTTCGATGAGGGTGCTGCATCTGTGGGCTGGATTAGTTCACTCGCTGCTTTCGCCATGTTGTCTACGG GTCCATTTGCAGCAGCTTTATCGAAGCGTTTTGGTTGTCGGCCAGTTGCCATGATTGGTGGATTTTGGGCCACAGCGTCTGTCGTCGTAGCTTCACGGGCATCGTTTCTCTATCAACTCATCTTACTGATGATTTCTGCAG gaATCGGTTTAGGTTTGGTTTACCAGCCTTCGATCATCATCATTAGTTTTTACTTCAAGACTAGACTAGCAGCAGTCATGGGCATCTCATTTTCAGGAGTGGGTATCGGCATTGTTGCATTTCCACCCCTGATGACGGTTTTATTAGACTGGTACGGCTGGCAGGGCGCCATGTTGATCATGGCTTCAATTACTACTAACCTATGCGTCGCTGGTGCCCTGTATCATCCATCGACCCGCGAAAAGGAACAGCTGGCAATACACAGAGAACAGAGAAAACTTCATACAACTCAACAGGTTATTGGGGTTGAACTTGCCCAGAACGCTAATAGTGAAAAAGGCGAAGAGTCAGAGCAAAGCTCACGTGCAAGACGTGGCAGTTTTGTGAACGAAGGTTTGCGTTTGACGGAACCAACAGTTGCCACGGAAAAACAAGGCGGTTCTACATCCAACAACTTTGAGGAGAATTCGCAGTCGGGTACTCAAACAGCACCTCGACCAGAAATCAAGGGAGAAAACCTAGACGGCGACTCACAATTAGTGAAACAGAACGACTATCCCGCACCGAATCAGCAACGGCGTAGATCTGAAGTCATTTTTACGGTTGAACTTTCGGAAGCGTCAagacaacaaaatcaaaatggcgacATCACAACAGCAGAATTAGTTGACACCAAAAGGTGTTGCAATCCTTGCAGCTATCTCGTGACGACATTCCAGCTTGGTCTCCTGGTGACTAATTTACGATTACTTGCTCTTTGTATAGTGGCTTTCCTATTCGGCCTTGGGTACTACGCAGCTCTCGTCTACACCGTTTCACGTGCGGTGAGTATTGATATCGCCAGCACTGAGGCCGCCCTCCTGGCGTCTATCATAGGGGCGGGTTCCTTTGCAGGGCGTCTCTCACACGGTGTGTTCATCGTGTTAAAACTGATTACACCATCTCGCATGATGGCACTGATGCTACTTGTGATGTCAGCAAGCTGTCTGGTGCTACCCTTCACCAAGTCTTTCGAGACGATGGCAATCTATGCCGTGTTTTTTGGTGTGAGTAGCGGGGCGGCTAACACTCTCTTCCCGGTACTCGCCCATCAGTCCGTGAAGGAATccaaagcagggaattccattGGGCTGTACATGATGTTTCTCGGACTCGGTGATGTGGCTGGGGTTCTTGTGGTCG GTGGTCTTTTTGACTTCACTGGCAGCTACGATACGTCATATATCACGGCAGGAATCGTTTCTTTCGTCTGTTTCATCATTGTGGCGTTAGAACCACTGCTAAAGAAACCTCAACATAAATATGACGCAACACGTAGGCGAAGGCGTCAAAGTCAAGTTGAGCAAGCGGAAGTTAGACGACGACGATCGAGCCAATACGTCGTTGGGATTTCTAATAGTCAAGCACCAGTTCCATAa
- the LOC117298513 gene encoding monocarboxylate transporter 14-like isoform X2: MADNDFKTSGEVATIQPTFEGEGTHTQGEDTANKHTSTEPTAVTVHRGMEVEPQPPNRGSRKQNRGSVDGGIRAWVIVMAASIMHSIIAGFVLAQGVLYVEWQEEFSVGAARVSWIGSAILLAALCVGIGLGIAYLPTTFIIKYNFKKRLALAYGVTFAGIGIGSTAMPPLMEFLAESYGWRGAMLILSAVIGNLCVLGMLFKPNNRELKQITVSKRKEKIESNKFQPHESQDEVDFARNCADPTAATINSTLDSNIALEESNRDVDGNYIDSKDATNPKESGEHYNQGLDLSPETITSLQSSSHEDHLPSQPCHQVDPTADTKNPKPSSKHFTCTALLKNIAKAYCLDLFLTNFRFLGVCLVYLTMGLSYYAAIVFIVPRAISIGIPQIQAVIIPSVNGICSAIGRLFNGPFVDAKIISPIKLCTFAMLGNMLSCFFCPLTQSFATMCIFAAALGLSNGLYSPLMAVLTTSYVGTDRIGGALSLGQFFLGIGGFAGAMLVGGLYDITGSYDASYFTAGAVSAVAFLILLVEPLLLRLQVRVEIWRGVKGH, translated from the exons ATGGCTGATAATGATTTCAAAACATCTGGGGAAGTGGCAACAATTCAGCCGACATTTGAAGGGGAAGGCACCCATACACAAGGCGAGGATACAGCAAATAAACACACATCTACGGAGCCCACAGCTGTAACAGTTCATCGGGGCATGGAGGTAGAGCCACAGCCGCCAAATCGAGGTTCCAGGAAACAAAATCGAGGCTCTGTTGATGGGGGAATCAGAGCGTGGGTGATTGTAATGGCGGCCTCCATCATGCACTCGATAATCGCTGGATTCGTCTTAGCTCAAGGTGTTCTGTACGTCGAGTGGCAGGAGGAGTTCTCCGTAGGGGCGGCTCGTGTTAGCTGGATAGGATCGGCGATCCTTCTTGCAGCATTATGCGTTG GTATTGGACTGGGAATAGCTTACCTTCCAACCACCTTCATCATCAAATACAACTTTAAAAAACGACTGGCGCTTGCATATGGAGTAACATTTGCTGGCATTGGGATAGGAAGCACAGCCATGCCACCGCTTATGGAGTTTCTTGCCGAATCTTATGGTTGGAGGGGAGCTATGCTGATCCTGTCTGCAGTTATTGGTAATCTTTGTGTCTTGGGGATGCTATTTAAGCCAAATAATAGAGAGCTGAAGCAAATAACTGTCAgtaaaagaaaagagaaaatagaGTCCAACAAGTTCCAACCACATGAGTCACAGGACGAAGTCGATTTTGCCAGGAACTGTGCTGATCCCACCGCTGCAACCATTAATTCAACTTTAGACTCAAATATTGCACTCGAAGAATCCAACAGAGACGTAGATGGGAATTATATTGATTCAAAGGATGCTACAAACCCCAAAGAATCGGGCGAGCATTACAACCAAGGATTAGATCTTTCTCCTGAGACTATCACTTCTCTTCAAAGCAGTTCCCATGAAGATCACCTGCCTTCGCAGCCATGCCATCAAGTCGATCCCACCGCTGACaccaaaaacccaaaacccTCATCCAAGCATTTCACGTGTACTGCTTTGCTGAAAAATATCGCGAAAGCCTATTGTCTCGATCTGTTCTTGACTAACTTTCGATTCTTAGGAGTCTGTTTGGTGTACCTCACAATGGGTTTATCTTATTATGCTGCTATTGTCTTCATAGTACCCCGAGCGATCAGCATTGGTATCCCTCAAATCCAGGCGGTCATAATACCCTCAGTTAACGGGATATGCTCCGCGATTGGCCGGCTATTCAACGGACCATTTGTCGATGCCAAGATAATCTCaccaatcaaactgtgtacatttGCCATGTTGGGGAACATGCTGAGTTGCTTCTTCTGCCCACTAACTCAGTCCTTTGCTACGATGTGTATTTTTGCCGCCGCTCTTGGACTCAGTAATGGGCTTTACAGTCCCCTAATGGCCGTGCTTACAACGAGCTACGTTGGGACAGACAGAATTGGCGGTGCATTAAGTTTGGGTCAATTCTTCTTGGGAATAGGAGGCTTTGCTGGAGCTATGCTCGTGG GTGGATTGTATGACATTACCGGTAGCTATGACGCATCTTACTTCACCGCTGGTGCTGTGTCTGCTGTTGCTTTCCTCATATTACTCGTTGAACCTCTTCTGCTGCGTCTTCAAGTCCGGGTTGAGATATGGAGAGGCGTCAAGGGGCATTAA
- the LOC117298513 gene encoding monocarboxylate transporter 13-like isoform X1 → MADNDFKTSGEVATIQPTFEGEGTHTQGEDTANKHTSTEPTAVTVHRGMEVEPQPPNRGSRKQNRGSVDGGIRAWVIVMAASIMHSIIAGFVLAQGVLYVEWQEEFSVGAARVSWIGSAILLAALCVGGPIAGALSKRVSCRALVIAGGALSCLSTSMVILTASLTQLICVLFVAGIGLGIAYLPTTFIIKYNFKKRLALAYGVTFAGIGIGSTAMPPLMEFLAESYGWRGAMLILSAVIGNLCVLGMLFKPNNRELKQITVSKRKEKIESNKFQPHESQDEVDFARNCADPTAATINSTLDSNIALEESNRDVDGNYIDSKDATNPKESGEHYNQGLDLSPETITSLQSSSHEDHLPSQPCHQVDPTADTKNPKPSSKHFTCTALLKNIAKAYCLDLFLTNFRFLGVCLVYLTMGLSYYAAIVFIVPRAISIGIPQIQAVIIPSVNGICSAIGRLFNGPFVDAKIISPIKLCTFAMLGNMLSCFFCPLTQSFATMCIFAAALGLSNGLYSPLMAVLTTSYVGTDRIGGALSLGQFFLGIGGFAGAMLVGGLYDITGSYDASYFTAGAVSAVAFLILLVEPLLLRLQVRVEIWRGVKGH, encoded by the exons ATGGCTGATAATGATTTCAAAACATCTGGGGAAGTGGCAACAATTCAGCCGACATTTGAAGGGGAAGGCACCCATACACAAGGCGAGGATACAGCAAATAAACACACATCTACGGAGCCCACAGCTGTAACAGTTCATCGGGGCATGGAGGTAGAGCCACAGCCGCCAAATCGAGGTTCCAGGAAACAAAATCGAGGCTCTGTTGATGGGGGAATCAGAGCGTGGGTGATTGTAATGGCGGCCTCCATCATGCACTCGATAATCGCTGGATTCGTCTTAGCTCAAGGTGTTCTGTACGTCGAGTGGCAGGAGGAGTTCTCCGTAGGGGCGGCTCGTGTTAGCTGGATAGGATCGGCGATCCTTCTTGCAGCATTATGCGTTG GCGGACCCATAGCTGGAGCCTTGTCAAAAAGAGTTAGTTGTCGAGCTTTGGTCATTGCTGGGGGCGCCCTCAGTTGCCTGTCCACCTCCATGGTCATATTGACGGCGTCATTGACTCAACTGATTTGTGTATTGTTTGTTGCAG GTATTGGACTGGGAATAGCTTACCTTCCAACCACCTTCATCATCAAATACAACTTTAAAAAACGACTGGCGCTTGCATATGGAGTAACATTTGCTGGCATTGGGATAGGAAGCACAGCCATGCCACCGCTTATGGAGTTTCTTGCCGAATCTTATGGTTGGAGGGGAGCTATGCTGATCCTGTCTGCAGTTATTGGTAATCTTTGTGTCTTGGGGATGCTATTTAAGCCAAATAATAGAGAGCTGAAGCAAATAACTGTCAgtaaaagaaaagagaaaatagaGTCCAACAAGTTCCAACCACATGAGTCACAGGACGAAGTCGATTTTGCCAGGAACTGTGCTGATCCCACCGCTGCAACCATTAATTCAACTTTAGACTCAAATATTGCACTCGAAGAATCCAACAGAGACGTAGATGGGAATTATATTGATTCAAAGGATGCTACAAACCCCAAAGAATCGGGCGAGCATTACAACCAAGGATTAGATCTTTCTCCTGAGACTATCACTTCTCTTCAAAGCAGTTCCCATGAAGATCACCTGCCTTCGCAGCCATGCCATCAAGTCGATCCCACCGCTGACaccaaaaacccaaaacccTCATCCAAGCATTTCACGTGTACTGCTTTGCTGAAAAATATCGCGAAAGCCTATTGTCTCGATCTGTTCTTGACTAACTTTCGATTCTTAGGAGTCTGTTTGGTGTACCTCACAATGGGTTTATCTTATTATGCTGCTATTGTCTTCATAGTACCCCGAGCGATCAGCATTGGTATCCCTCAAATCCAGGCGGTCATAATACCCTCAGTTAACGGGATATGCTCCGCGATTGGCCGGCTATTCAACGGACCATTTGTCGATGCCAAGATAATCTCaccaatcaaactgtgtacatttGCCATGTTGGGGAACATGCTGAGTTGCTTCTTCTGCCCACTAACTCAGTCCTTTGCTACGATGTGTATTTTTGCCGCCGCTCTTGGACTCAGTAATGGGCTTTACAGTCCCCTAATGGCCGTGCTTACAACGAGCTACGTTGGGACAGACAGAATTGGCGGTGCATTAAGTTTGGGTCAATTCTTCTTGGGAATAGGAGGCTTTGCTGGAGCTATGCTCGTGG GTGGATTGTATGACATTACCGGTAGCTATGACGCATCTTACTTCACCGCTGGTGCTGTGTCTGCTGTTGCTTTCCTCATATTACTCGTTGAACCTCTTCTGCTGCGTCTTCAAGTCCGGGTTGAGATATGGAGAGGCGTCAAGGGGCATTAA